Proteins encoded by one window of Nicotiana tabacum cultivar K326 chromosome 10, ASM71507v2, whole genome shotgun sequence:
- the LOC142164996 gene encoding uncharacterized protein LOC142164996, translating into MVNMRGSNVNQKAAPIPDTALKRVPAWPRGRPPRAVRARTMPVPMDPRMVWELEDEVDGAPAPPPEPNHLEKTLTDIRTAMNTFVDLMAIQTQQNLQMGIQALQQGGMRAPVVEDMAQLAMKFVRLEPSIFTGTDPTADPQDFLEEVEKATTLLGVKDYRVVRLAAYQLKDIADLWFKGIEKSGPEDAPPMVWAEFKKIFTKKWLPPGVRAALAILFETLKQDTMTVLEYSIKFEKLSRYAPHLIPTEDEKIDRFARGLISSIRKDTAGGRRNTTFIDFVDLAMDLERIHQEERANREQNKKAHTFGTFILVPSPGKGQSSRGPSGSPQSRVQTTFSSPLVAYSSFCPNGQQGSRAHPTPSTATTSVAPPPPRGNGAHSGRNAGKVPRTASTSQESHPRFLYHAYSSYYRGFRCGRHRDGLVIQVLAILDCRAKVVKFEFPNESVREWKGNIAEPRGKFISYLKAKKMITKGCLYHLVRVTDTTAKVASIQSVPVVNEFPNVFLDELLGIPPDRDIDFGIDLVPDTQPISIPPYRMAPA; encoded by the exons ATGGTGAACATGCGTGGCAGTAATGTGAACCAAAAAGCTGCTCCTATTCCCGATACGGCTTTGAAAAGGGTACCCGCTTGGCCTAGGGGCCGACCCCCAAGAGCTGTAAGAGCCCGGACCATGCCAGTTCCAATGGATCCAAGAATGGTCTGGGAGCTCGAGGATGAAGTTGATGGGGCACCTGCTCCACCTCCAGAGCCAAATCACTTGGAAAAGACCCTCACTGATATTAGAACGGCTATGAATACTTTTGTTGATCTCATGGCTATACAGACTCAACAGAACCTTCAAATGGGTATCCAAGCACTCCAACAAGGAGGGATGAGAGCGCCAGTGGTTGAGGATATGGCACAGTTGGCCATGAAATTTGTGAGACTTGAGCCGTCAATTTTTACTGGTACAGATCCTACTGCAGACCCGCAGGACTTTTTGGAGGAAGTTGAGAAAGCTACTACTTTGCTGGGAGTTAAAGACTATCGGGTGGTTCGATTGGCAGCCTACCAATTGAAAGACATTGCCGACCTCTGGTTCAAAGGGATAGagaaaagtggaccggaggaTGCACCTCCAATGGTTTGGGCAGAGTTTAAGAAGATCTTCACTAAGAAGTGGTTACCACCGGGAGTGAGAGCTGCCCTTGCGATATTATTTGAGACCTTGAAGCAGGATACCATGACGGTCCTAGAGTATAGCATCAAATTTGAGAAATTATCTCGTTATGCTCCCCACCTCATCCCCACTGAGGATGAGAAGATTGATCGCTTTGCTCGTGGCTTGATTTCGAGCATCAGAAAAGATACAGCTGGTGGGAGAAGAAATACTACCTTTATTGACTTTGTGGATCTAGCAATGGATCTCGAAAGGATTCATCAGGAGGAGAGGGCCAACAGGGAGCAAAACAAAAAGGCCCATACTTTTGGCACTTTCATTTTAGTGCCTAGTCCAGGCAAGGGGCAAAGCAGCAGAGGTCCATCTGGTTCACCACAGTCTAGGGTGCAGACAACTTTCAGTAGCCCTCTAGTGGCATACAGTTCC TTTTGCCCTAATGGGCAACAAGGTTCGAGAGCTCATCCGACACCTTCTACGGCTACTACTTCGGTTGCACCACCCCCACCTAGGGGTAATGGAGCCCACAGTGGGCGCAATGCAGGAAAGGTGCCGCGAACAGCTTCCACTTCGCAAGAGTCTCATCCTCGTTTTTTATACCATGCCTACTCGTCCTACTACAGAGGCTTCAGATGCGGTCGTCACAG ggatggattggttatacAAGTGTTAGCTATTCTTGATTGTCGTGCTAAAGTGGTCAAGTTTGAGTTTCCCAATGAGTCAGTTCGTGAGTGGAAGGGCAATATTGCTGAGCCTCGAGGTaagtttatttcataccttaAGGCGAAAAAGATGATTACAAAGGGATGTCTTTATCATTTAGTCAGAGTCACTGACACAACTGCGAAGGTAGCAAGCATTCAGTCTGTGCCAGTCGTTAATGAGTTTCCTAATGTTTTTCTTGATGAGCTTCTGGGTATTCCGCCGGATCGGGACATCGACTTTGGGATAGATTTGGTACCAGATACTCAGCCGATATCTATTCCCCCATACCGAATGGCTCCAGCCTAG
- the LOC107781433 gene encoding uncharacterized protein LOC107781433, with amino-acid sequence MVCVACLIPLFLVPIVNLLPVLFHILMAKIYRMFGKEYQRPERAPPACPFKPSATKPNNSVTGEPSSGASHPIPKAVGVDDSKQD; translated from the exons ATG GTCTGCGTAGCGTGTTTAATACCGCTGTTCCTCGTCCCGATCGTTAATTTATTACCTGTTCTATTCCATATTCTCATG GCAAAGATTTATAGAATGTTTGGAAAGGAGTATCAGAGACCGGAAAGAGCACCTCCTGCTTGTCCTTTTAAACCATCAGCTACTAAACCGAACAATTCT GTCACGGGAGAACCAAGTTCTGGCGCCTCTCATCCTATACCTAAGGCAGTTGGAGTGGATGATTCCAAGCAGGATTAA